The following coding sequences are from one uncultured Desulfobacter sp. window:
- a CDS encoding methyl-accepting chemotaxis protein, translating into MKLNTKILFISLAGLTIILIISILATAAYFNRIKKTQIEKNAKSAQRQFEMAMTAKKKVWLTNALQVAANENVKAAMLENDRKRADDVLKRLGKTFKENTGFKNVQVHLIDKDLHSFYKSWAPDSHGEALGYSKGYAQVKNTLKPDVAMEISGKGLRLKGLFPILDGERFLGIANFEGGLNSIKRTLKPHDVDFVYFMNANDLDVAKGMGKKTRVGQFIVNQKDVDEEFWAYLQKPDILDKILGAPFFLDHAYLSITGQFKGFGGEPAGMYMLGVKNKVALENVNELKKLIFTIFSRLFGILLVLILGLAFFMNKSVVRPIKTIAEGMQDIAQGEGDLTKRLKVVSKDEIGQLCNEFNTFIEKLDHLIWDVNDRNQSLGIVSNELSGVAALMTANAGRVSTQANMVADAAEEMNSNMNTVATAVEQARVSASHIAAATEEMTASISEIAENTSSTRRITDQAVKDAGSASDRIGDLRASAQDIGNVLNTIQEISEQINLLALNATIEAARAGDAGKGFAVVADEIKQLAGQTSRATVNIREKIENIQGVSSQAVEQIGRVAATIDEVDGQVNSVAASIEEQATTTEDISSNIQQVSAGISDIQETVVLANEISDRIAREIDTVKASSVEIRECSRDVETDAEDQNRMAGDVIEMMRQFKMTQNGFHAAPVKRAHSLWKKELASLLSGKQDDIRMDQLIDYRQCDFGVWYYGPGMETYAKSQGYAKLGKVHEKVHEVGGEVARLYRAGQVDDAHDLFKHYGKITMELFELLDELEKQTS; encoded by the coding sequence ATGAAGTTGAATACCAAGATTCTTTTTATAAGTCTGGCAGGATTGACGATCATATTGATTATCAGCATACTGGCCACAGCTGCATATTTTAACCGCATTAAAAAGACACAGATTGAAAAAAATGCAAAATCGGCCCAAAGACAATTTGAAATGGCCATGACGGCAAAGAAAAAGGTGTGGCTGACCAATGCGCTCCAGGTTGCAGCCAATGAGAATGTTAAAGCAGCAATGCTCGAAAATGACAGAAAGCGTGCTGACGACGTTCTCAAACGTCTGGGAAAAACATTTAAGGAAAATACGGGCTTTAAAAACGTTCAGGTCCATTTGATCGATAAGGATCTTCACTCGTTTTATAAATCCTGGGCTCCGGATTCCCACGGAGAGGCCCTTGGGTATTCCAAGGGTTATGCCCAGGTTAAAAACACCCTGAAACCTGATGTCGCCATGGAAATTTCCGGCAAAGGATTGCGCCTGAAGGGACTGTTCCCCATTCTTGATGGGGAGCGGTTTCTGGGTATTGCTAATTTTGAGGGGGGATTGAACTCCATTAAGCGCACATTAAAACCCCATGACGTTGATTTCGTCTATTTTATGAATGCCAACGATTTAGATGTGGCCAAGGGCATGGGCAAAAAAACCCGGGTGGGGCAATTTATTGTAAATCAAAAGGATGTGGACGAAGAGTTTTGGGCCTATCTTCAAAAACCGGACATCCTGGATAAGATACTGGGTGCCCCTTTTTTTCTGGACCATGCGTATCTGAGTATCACAGGTCAGTTCAAAGGGTTTGGCGGAGAACCTGCCGGGATGTATATGCTCGGGGTGAAAAACAAAGTCGCCCTGGAAAATGTCAATGAGTTGAAAAAATTAATTTTCACCATATTCAGCAGACTGTTCGGTATCCTTTTGGTCTTAATTTTAGGCCTGGCATTTTTTATGAACAAAAGTGTTGTCAGGCCCATTAAAACCATTGCCGAAGGTATGCAGGATATTGCCCAGGGGGAGGGGGATCTCACCAAACGCCTGAAGGTTGTTTCCAAGGATGAGATCGGGCAGCTTTGCAATGAGTTTAATACGTTTATCGAAAAGCTGGATCACCTGATCTGGGACGTCAATGACAGAAACCAGAGTCTTGGTATCGTCTCCAATGAACTGTCCGGTGTTGCGGCATTAATGACGGCCAATGCCGGCAGAGTATCCACCCAGGCCAATATGGTTGCCGATGCCGCAGAGGAGATGAATTCAAATATGAATACGGTGGCGACTGCGGTGGAGCAGGCTAGGGTGAGTGCTTCGCATATCGCGGCAGCCACCGAGGAGATGACGGCGTCTATCAGCGAGATAGCTGAAAATACGAGCAGCACCCGGCGGATTACCGACCAGGCGGTCAAAGATGCCGGCAGTGCTTCGGATAGAATCGGAGATCTGCGCGCCTCTGCCCAGGATATCGGAAATGTGCTGAACACCATCCAGGAGATCAGTGAACAGATCAATCTTTTGGCCTTAAATGCCACCATTGAGGCGGCCAGGGCCGGGGATGCCGGTAAGGGCTTTGCCGTGGTCGCAGATGAGATCAAGCAGTTGGCGGGACAGACTTCCCGGGCCACGGTGAATATCAGGGAAAAGATTGAAAATATCCAGGGTGTCAGCAGCCAGGCCGTAGAACAGATCGGCCGGGTGGCCGCCACCATTGATGAAGTGGACGGACAGGTGAATTCGGTGGCCGCATCCATCGAAGAGCAGGCCACAACCACCGAAGATATCTCTTCGAATATTCAGCAGGTCTCAGCAGGCATTTCCGATATCCAGGAAACCGTTGTGCTTGCCAATGAGATTTCCGACCGGATTGCCCGGGAGATAGATACGGTTAAAGCCTCTTCGGTCGAGATCCGTGAATGCAGCCGGGATGTTGAAACCGATGCCGAGGACCAGAACCGGATGGCCGGGGATGTCATTGAGATGATGCGTCAGTTTAAGATGACCCAGAACGGGTTTCATGCCGCCCCGGTCAAGCGGGCACACAGTCTTTGGAAAAAGGAGCTGGCAAGCCTGTTGTCCGGCAAGCAGGATGATATCCGTATGGATCAGCTGATTGATTACCGTCAATGTGATTTCGGCGTGTGGTATTATGGTCCGGGAATGGAAACGTACGCCAAAAGCCAAGGATATGCAAAGCTTGGTAAAGTACATGAAAAGGTACATGAGGTTGGCGGTGAGGTGGCAAGACTTTATCGGGCAGGACAAGTCGATGACGCCCATGATCTTTTTAAACATTATGGAAAGATCACCATGGAGCTGTTTGAACTGCTGGATGAACTGGAAAAGCAGACCTCATGA
- a CDS encoding cytochrome ubiquinol oxidase subunit I has product MNYPVWELYTAGGGFLIALIAVVHVYVAHFAVGGGLFLIWAENKAYKENSDVLLDYVKKQTKFFLLLTMVFGSLTGVGIWFTISLLNPSATSTLIHTFVFGWATEWVCFVGEIVALFIYFYTFGKMAPKDHLKIGWLYFIFAWLSLFLINGIIDFMLTPGQWLENQSFWSGFFNPTMWPALFFRTFIAFMFAGIFGFLTSMFIGDKKVQYSMNKSCAVWTLVPLLGMLVSGYWYFSVLPEPVKMMVFKGSPELLPYLTTFYIGTGVLFAGALVLAVSLPLPFKKVVAFVLLAMGLVYMGGFEFLREGSRRPWAIYDHTYANGIKKTEIPDIEKSGFLPAAKWVFNREITPLNIQAAGRELFRHQCSSCHSVGGPMNDILKLTKGISVYGIDSRLNGCGTISNYMPPFMGTRYERWALATFVVEGLNAEKAVGDTAFPPQNKIAKIPPFDADTDEYVLLSWNNLGMHCISDSDPFWTLLPPANDLFAQLIRRGEMPEVVTEDVEITYAVEPGFENPSAHVKFWEHAQSLFGASPEKNIGLSGNGVSGKMHLAEKLNAFEATLIPVVPYNDDGTYNPYPIFTITAVDKQTGRTLAQTTTVAPTSTEMGCRNCHGGQWRVNCKAGFTDETSANILAVHDKRSGTNLLEMAQNGQPQLCQSCHPDPVLGTKGQPGVLSFPAAIHGFHANYLTERGTEACFKCHPSRPDGPTQCLRSVHAENLDCTSCHGFLEDHALSLLKKEDQDGKPGARRLMIHLKPRTVASVDQINPRIPWVNEPDCLNCHVDFGRADVKSANAFNQWTPDLSALYRLRHDNTGELMCEACHGSTHAVYPAKNKLGRDLDNVQPLQYQQNRNPIGSKRCSVCHTESMDGMSAHHPMRDSASVEEL; this is encoded by the coding sequence ATGAATTATCCTGTCTGGGAGCTTTACACTGCCGGCGGCGGTTTTCTGATTGCCTTGATTGCTGTGGTTCATGTTTACGTTGCCCATTTTGCCGTGGGGGGCGGTCTTTTTCTGATATGGGCGGAGAATAAAGCGTACAAAGAAAATTCAGATGTCCTTTTGGATTATGTAAAAAAGCAAACGAAATTTTTCCTTTTATTGACCATGGTGTTCGGCAGTTTGACCGGTGTGGGAATATGGTTCACCATCTCCCTGCTTAACCCGTCGGCAACCTCCACCTTGATTCATACCTTTGTCTTTGGCTGGGCCACGGAGTGGGTCTGTTTTGTGGGCGAGATCGTTGCCCTGTTCATCTACTTTTACACCTTTGGGAAAATGGCGCCCAAAGATCACCTTAAAATCGGGTGGCTCTATTTTATCTTTGCATGGCTCTCCCTTTTTCTGATCAACGGGATCATTGATTTCATGCTGACGCCGGGGCAATGGCTTGAAAACCAGAGTTTCTGGTCCGGATTTTTTAACCCCACCATGTGGCCGGCACTGTTTTTCAGAACCTTTATCGCCTTTATGTTTGCAGGCATTTTCGGGTTTTTGACCAGCATGTTCATTGGGGATAAAAAAGTTCAATATTCAATGAACAAAAGTTGTGCCGTCTGGACCCTGGTGCCGCTGTTGGGTATGCTTGTATCCGGCTACTGGTATTTTTCCGTGCTCCCGGAACCGGTGAAAATGATGGTATTTAAAGGCTCCCCGGAACTGTTGCCCTATTTGACGACTTTTTATATCGGTACCGGGGTGTTGTTTGCCGGCGCCCTGGTACTTGCGGTTTCGTTGCCGTTACCGTTCAAAAAGGTGGTGGCGTTTGTGCTTCTGGCCATGGGGCTGGTTTATATGGGTGGATTTGAATTCCTGAGGGAGGGCAGCAGACGCCCCTGGGCCATTTACGATCACACCTACGCCAACGGCATCAAGAAAACCGAGATCCCGGATATTGAAAAAAGTGGTTTTTTACCTGCGGCAAAATGGGTATTTAACCGGGAGATTACCCCGTTAAATATCCAGGCCGCCGGCCGGGAACTGTTCCGCCATCAGTGTTCAAGTTGCCATTCCGTGGGCGGGCCCATGAATGATATTTTGAAATTGACCAAAGGGATATCGGTATACGGGATTGACTCCCGGTTGAACGGGTGCGGAACAATCAGTAACTACATGCCGCCGTTCATGGGAACGCGTTATGAGCGTTGGGCCCTGGCGACATTTGTCGTGGAGGGGTTGAACGCGGAAAAAGCAGTGGGGGATACCGCCTTTCCACCCCAGAATAAAATCGCAAAAATTCCGCCCTTTGATGCGGATACCGATGAATATGTACTGCTATCCTGGAATAACCTTGGGATGCACTGTATCTCGGACAGTGATCCGTTCTGGACGCTTTTACCCCCGGCCAACGATCTGTTTGCCCAGTTGATCCGGCGGGGAGAAATGCCCGAGGTGGTCACTGAAGATGTTGAGATTACCTATGCCGTGGAGCCCGGATTTGAGAATCCCAGTGCCCATGTCAAGTTCTGGGAACATGCCCAGTCGCTGTTTGGCGCTTCCCCGGAGAAAAACATCGGGCTGTCCGGAAATGGGGTTTCAGGAAAAATGCATCTGGCCGAGAAACTCAATGCATTTGAAGCCACGTTGATTCCTGTGGTACCCTACAATGACGACGGCACATATAACCCCTATCCCATATTTACCATTACGGCCGTTGATAAGCAGACCGGCCGGACATTGGCGCAAACCACCACCGTGGCTCCGACATCCACGGAGATGGGGTGTCGTAACTGCCACGGCGGCCAATGGCGGGTGAACTGCAAGGCCGGTTTCACCGATGAAACCTCGGCCAATATCCTGGCTGTCCATGACAAGCGATCCGGCACCAATCTGCTGGAAATGGCCCAAAACGGACAGCCCCAGTTATGCCAGTCCTGCCATCCGGACCCGGTGTTGGGCACCAAGGGCCAACCCGGCGTGCTGAGTTTTCCGGCGGCCATACACGGCTTCCACGCCAATTATTTGACCGAACGCGGCACCGAAGCCTGTTTTAAATGCCATCCATCAAGGCCGGACGGACCCACCCAGTGTTTGAGAAGCGTACATGCCGAAAATCTGGACTGCACCTCCTGCCACGGTTTCCTGGAAGATCATGCTTTAAGTTTGTTGAAAAAAGAGGATCAGGACGGAAAACCCGGTGCACGGCGGCTGATGATCCATCTTAAGCCCCGTACCGTGGCATCCGTGGACCAGATCAATCCCCGGATCCCCTGGGTGAATGAACCGGACTGTCTGAATTGCCATGTGGACTTCGGCCGGGCGGACGTAAAATCGGCAAACGCATTTAATCAGTGGACGCCGGACCTTTCGGCACTTTACCGCCTGCGGCATGATAATACCGGAGAACTCATGTGTGAGGCCTGTCACGGGTCCACCCATGCGGTGTATCCAGCGAAAAATAAATTGGGCAGGGACCTGGACAATGTCCAGCCGCTGCAATACCAGCAGAACCGGAACCCCATCGGATCAAAGCGCTGTTCTGTCTGCCATACCGAATCGATGGACGGGATGTCGGCCCATCATCCCATGCGGGATTCGGCATCGGTCGAAGAATTGTAG
- a CDS encoding substrate-binding domain-containing protein: MKFRKCLSVLFGVLLGLSCALTVQAGDKGELMMATTTSTDNTGLLDYLIPFFEKDTGITMKWTSTGTGKALKLGQNCDVDVLLVHAPAAEKAYLAANYGKDRREIMYNDFVIIGPKSDPAGIKGKTISQALSAIKTKEAFFMSRGDDSGTNKKEKLLWKNAGIALPDKENWYVQTGQGMLATINVTQERNGYTMTDRGTYIKYQDQQGGDAPLTVLVEGDDILLNQYSVLTLNPANCPKAKYELALKFSDWMASDAAQKKIGEFRLLGKKLFIPNAK; this comes from the coding sequence ATGAAATTCAGAAAATGTTTATCCGTGTTGTTTGGCGTCCTTTTAGGTTTATCCTGTGCCCTTACGGTTCAGGCGGGCGACAAAGGGGAACTGATGATGGCCACCACCACCTCCACGGACAACACAGGGTTGCTTGACTACCTGATTCCTTTTTTTGAAAAAGATACCGGAATCACCATGAAATGGACCTCCACAGGAACAGGCAAAGCCCTGAAACTCGGCCAGAACTGTGATGTGGACGTCCTGCTCGTCCATGCACCAGCAGCGGAAAAAGCATATTTAGCTGCCAATTACGGCAAAGACCGCCGGGAAATCATGTACAATGATTTTGTAATCATCGGCCCCAAATCCGATCCTGCCGGTATAAAGGGCAAAACTATTTCCCAGGCCCTGTCCGCCATCAAGACCAAGGAAGCCTTTTTCATGAGCCGGGGAGATGATTCGGGCACCAATAAAAAAGAAAAACTGCTCTGGAAAAATGCCGGCATTGCATTGCCCGACAAGGAAAACTGGTACGTCCAGACCGGTCAGGGCATGCTGGCCACCATTAATGTAACCCAGGAAAGAAACGGTTATACCATGACCGACCGCGGCACCTATATCAAATACCAGGACCAGCAGGGCGGGGACGCACCGTTGACCGTACTGGTGGAAGGGGACGATATTCTTTTGAATCAATACTCCGTACTGACCCTGAACCCTGCGAACTGCCCCAAGGCCAAGTATGAACTGGCGCTTAAATTTTCCGACTGGATGGCCTCGGATGCTGCCCAGAAAAAGATCGGCGAATTCCGGCTTCTGGGGAAAAAACTGTTTATCCCCAATGCTAAATAA
- a CDS encoding HD domain-containing phosphohydrolase, whose product MKDFFCIDGRVKEEKFEMKNDAVEKEIILIVDDTPDNLAVLGELLMPYYQVRVANSGPKALTAASTLPLPDLILLDIMMPEMDGYEVIKQLKRNPETSEIPVIFITALDTCEDEAKGFDLGARDYISKPVRAPILLARVKGQLEIKAARDILRNQNNWLEDQIQKGIRKYQKVQDISMRALASLAEARDDETGNHILRTQNYLKILAEELVIHNKHTDILSSETIEVYSKAAPLHDIGKVGIPDHVLYKPGKLTPQEWEIMKTHAQIGADAIRRAIGHEEDKEAVAFLYVAMDIAGFHHERWDGTGYPKGLAAHDIPLAARLMALADVFDALISRRVYKSAYSMDVTLKIINDGCGTHFDPDIVDAFNRRVDDFQDIAARYKEQHDPPGTP is encoded by the coding sequence TTGAAAGATTTTTTTTGCATTGATGGCCGGGTGAAAGAGGAAAAATTTGAAATGAAAAATGATGCGGTTGAAAAAGAAATAATACTGATTGTGGATGATACACCCGATAATCTGGCCGTTCTGGGTGAACTGTTGATGCCCTATTATCAGGTCCGCGTCGCCAATTCAGGGCCTAAAGCCCTTACGGCGGCTTCTACCCTTCCATTGCCGGACCTTATCCTGCTTGACATTATGATGCCGGAAATGGACGGGTATGAGGTGATTAAACAGCTGAAACGCAATCCCGAAACAAGTGAGATCCCCGTTATTTTTATCACTGCCCTGGATACGTGCGAAGACGAAGCCAAAGGGTTTGATCTGGGCGCCAGGGATTATATATCCAAACCGGTCCGCGCGCCGATTTTGCTGGCACGGGTCAAGGGACAGCTTGAAATCAAGGCGGCCCGGGACATACTGCGCAACCAGAACAACTGGCTTGAAGATCAAATTCAAAAGGGAATCCGAAAGTACCAAAAAGTCCAGGATATCAGTATGCGGGCACTTGCCAGTCTGGCCGAAGCCCGGGATGATGAGACGGGGAATCACATTTTGCGGACACAAAATTATTTAAAAATCTTAGCCGAAGAATTGGTCATTCACAACAAACATACAGATATTCTTTCTTCAGAGACCATTGAGGTCTATTCAAAGGCCGCGCCCCTTCATGATATCGGCAAAGTCGGTATTCCCGACCATGTGCTGTACAAACCGGGCAAGTTGACCCCCCAGGAGTGGGAGATTATGAAAACCCATGCCCAGATAGGCGCCGATGCCATTCGGCGGGCCATCGGCCATGAGGAAGATAAGGAAGCGGTGGCGTTTCTCTATGTGGCCATGGACATTGCAGGCTTTCACCATGAACGCTGGGACGGCACAGGGTACCCCAAGGGCCTGGCTGCACACGATATCCCTTTGGCCGCACGGTTGATGGCTCTGGCCGACGTGTTTGATGCCCTGATCAGCCGCCGGGTGTATAAATCTGCGTATTCCATGGATGTCACGCTCAAAATTATTAATGACGGCTGCGGGACGCACTTTGATCCGGATATCGTGGATGCGTTTAACCGGCGGGTGGACGATTTTCAGGATATTGCGGCCCGCTATAAGGAACAGCATGATCCACCCGGCACCCCATAA
- a CDS encoding ABC transporter permease, which yields MTFLLEGVIKAIELLIGGDISTWSAVSATVQASTGSMLVSLLTGLPCGFILGYFDFKFKRPIRTVLDTLLALPTVCVGLIVYAFISSKGPLGEMDLLFTLAGIAVGQTILAFPVVTAITASIIENIDPALKLTLVSLGAGKKDIILTCLWEVRFGILAAAVTAYGRVLTEVGISMIVGGNIKYHTRTMTTAIALETNKGMFADGIALGIVLMAIAFTVNLSLSFLRKR from the coding sequence ATGACATTTCTTCTTGAAGGCGTTATTAAGGCAATCGAACTGCTGATCGGGGGGGATATCTCCACCTGGTCGGCAGTTTCAGCCACGGTCCAGGCATCCACCGGATCCATGCTGGTCAGTCTTTTAACCGGACTGCCCTGCGGATTTATTCTGGGGTACTTTGATTTTAAATTCAAACGGCCGATCAGAACCGTTCTGGACACACTTTTGGCACTGCCCACCGTGTGTGTGGGGCTGATAGTCTATGCCTTTATCTCGTCTAAAGGCCCTTTGGGAGAAATGGACCTGTTGTTTACCCTGGCCGGGATCGCCGTGGGCCAGACGATCCTGGCGTTCCCCGTGGTCACGGCCATCACGGCGTCCATCATTGAAAATATCGACCCGGCCCTGAAGCTGACCCTGGTCTCTTTGGGTGCAGGGAAAAAAGATATCATTTTGACCTGTCTGTGGGAGGTCCGGTTCGGTATTCTTGCCGCAGCCGTAACGGCTTACGGCCGTGTCCTTACCGAGGTGGGCATCTCCATGATTGTGGGCGGAAACATAAAATATCACACCCGTACCATGACCACGGCCATTGCCCTGGAAACCAACAAAGGCATGTTTGCCGACGGCATTGCCCTGGGCATTGTCTTGATGGCCATTGCATTTACAGTAAACCTAAGCCTCTCTTTTCTGCGCAAAAGGTAG